Proteins encoded in a region of the Nicotiana tomentosiformis chromosome 9, ASM39032v3, whole genome shotgun sequence genome:
- the LOC138898881 gene encoding uncharacterized protein produces MKVEYLECKFSEGMHEAKVDVKLDSQVIPKRDSFKYLRSVIQGNKEIGEDFPNRIEAGWMKWRLTYGVLCDKNMPPRLKGKFYRVVVRPTMLYGVECWSVKKSHVQKMRVAEMRRLRWMCGHTYKDKIRNKVIGEKVGVAPVEDKLWESRLRWIGQVLRRDIDAPVRRCERLTLEGMSKVRGRPKMH; encoded by the coding sequence ATGAAAGttgaatacttggagtgcaagtttagTGAGGGTATGCATGAAGCAAAAGTGGACGTAAAGCTTGATTCACAAGTCATTCCCAAGAGAGATAGTTTCAAGTACCTCCGGTCTGTTATCCAAGGAAACAAGGAGATTGGCGAGGATTTTCCAAATCGTATTGAagcggggtggatgaaatggaggctcacatatggtgttttgtgtgataagaatatgccaccaagacttaagggcaagttttatagagtggtagttagaccgactatgttgtatggtgTTGAGTGTTGGTCAGTCAAGAAatcccatgtccagaagatgagagtagcagaaatgaggaggctgagatggatgtgtgggcatacctataaagataagattaggaataaagttaTTGGGGAGAAGGTGGGAGTAGCCCCTGTGGAAGACAAATTGTGGGAATCGAGACTTAGATGGATCGGGCAGGTATTGAGGAGAGACATTgatgccccggttaggaggtgtgagagactGACCTTGGAGGGTATGAGTAAGgttagaggtaggccaaagatgCATTAG